The following proteins come from a genomic window of Gimesia chilikensis:
- a CDS encoding DUF1080 domain-containing protein — MKCNVRINAGVKLLALCFVSLCILQASLPAAETELFNGRDLTGWVNVNGAPDTWQVRDAAIVCTGEPRCFLRTDRMYENYELELECLHVKTAGNSGLFFHADALPQIGAPYPRAIEAQLLVEDHGSLFGIRGASLVPLTDPDKKGTTARARPLEKRCRPAGYWNRYVLTTKNGTVELAVNGKVVTRAKQTSLVKGYIGLQAEHTEVHFRNIRIRELPSSNPPAEKVAQADAGFVSLFDGLTFAGWNHRPGHKGHWVAHDGEIHYDGKAESKKRADRDLWTKDEFADFVLIVDWRLSAEPEMKPHPIVLFNGDFLMEADNPRQRVTRPHLDAGDSGIYLRGSSKAQLNVWSQVLGSGEINGYRTDKTMPPEVRRACIPIKNADRPLGQWNRFEITMRGDRVSVVLNGTTVIENAQLPGIPPNGPIALQHHNDPVEFRNLFIKPLK, encoded by the coding sequence ATGAAGTGCAACGTACGTATTAACGCCGGAGTGAAACTGCTGGCCCTGTGCTTCGTCTCGCTTTGTATCCTCCAAGCCTCGTTACCGGCTGCTGAAACGGAACTGTTCAACGGCCGGGATCTCACCGGCTGGGTCAACGTCAACGGAGCGCCCGATACCTGGCAGGTTCGGGACGCCGCGATTGTCTGCACGGGCGAACCCCGTTGTTTCCTGCGCACCGATCGGATGTATGAAAACTATGAGCTGGAACTGGAGTGCCTGCACGTGAAAACGGCCGGGAATTCCGGTCTGTTCTTCCACGCCGATGCTCTGCCGCAGATCGGGGCCCCCTATCCACGTGCCATCGAAGCTCAGTTGCTCGTCGAAGATCATGGCAGTCTGTTTGGAATCCGCGGGGCCTCGCTTGTGCCACTGACCGACCCCGACAAAAAGGGGACCACCGCACGGGCGCGTCCCCTCGAAAAACGCTGTCGACCAGCGGGATACTGGAACCGGTACGTGCTCACAACCAAAAACGGCACGGTGGAACTGGCCGTCAATGGAAAGGTGGTCACGCGTGCGAAACAGACGAGCCTCGTCAAAGGCTATATCGGCCTGCAGGCAGAACACACCGAAGTGCATTTCCGCAACATCCGCATTCGCGAATTGCCCTCGAGCAACCCGCCAGCGGAAAAAGTCGCCCAGGCGGACGCAGGCTTCGTATCACTGTTCGACGGACTCACATTTGCCGGCTGGAACCATCGGCCGGGACACAAGGGGCACTGGGTCGCCCACGACGGCGAGATCCACTACGACGGCAAGGCCGAATCTAAAAAGCGGGCGGACCGCGATCTCTGGACGAAGGACGAATTCGCAGACTTTGTCCTGATCGTCGACTGGCGTCTGTCAGCCGAACCGGAAATGAAGCCACACCCCATCGTGCTGTTTAACGGCGATTTCCTGATGGAGGCAGACAATCCCCGCCAACGCGTCACCCGCCCGCACCTCGATGCCGGTGACAGCGGCATTTATCTCCGCGGCAGTTCCAAAGCCCAGCTCAACGTCTGGAGCCAGGTCCTCGGTTCCGGCGAAATCAACGGCTACCGCACCGACAAGACGATGCCACCGGAAGTCCGCCGCGCGTGCATCCCCATCAAAAACGCAGACCGTCCGCTCGGCCAGTGGAACCGCTTCGAGATCACCATGCGCGGCGATCGCGTATCAGTGGTTCTAAATGGAACAACCGTTATCGAAAACGCACAGCTCCCGGGAATTCCTCCAAACGGCCCCATCGCCCTGCAGCACCACAACGACCCCGTCGAGTTCCGCAATCTGTTTATCAAACCGTTGAAGTAA
- a CDS encoding Gfo/Idh/MocA family protein: MTQPTESNVSRREFIKTSATTGAAASLLAAATKTRAADANSRLRIGVIGAGNRGFNTLTKKLVKLRELGHNIDLVSVADVYSVHRQRFVDYIKEQTGVTPTTHVDHRELLGDKDIDAVVIGTPDHWHAKITLDALAAGKHVYCEKPMTHTVEEAAEVVAAWKASDRVMQVGVQSTSAPVWDMAREKIDAGLLGKVVQFQTECARNGKFGMSRHNLITKEMTPQTVDFRRFLGVDEGFHPDVPFDREIFGQWRCYWAFGYGMFSDLFVHRVTGMLKATGLRKPGRVVGGGGIFFEYDDREVTDVASIIADFHEGVQGLVSSTMVSEERKLDHIIRGHNGLLLFDKSCSGNSGKCSFEFVPERPQVTLNSDLKPETFHVQTELDIVSTHCANWLDAIRSGKPTSVNNDPELGAAAVMLVNLAVRSYREGKVFHVDRDGQVSDGNSSWADGWEKLSKAKAKPRHVPGWHAGDTGSVMYPPEYQKLAGPWIDGKPPQT; this comes from the coding sequence ATGACGCAACCCACGGAATCAAACGTATCACGCCGCGAGTTCATCAAGACCAGCGCGACAACCGGAGCGGCAGCGAGCCTGCTGGCGGCAGCCACAAAGACACGCGCAGCCGACGCGAACAGTCGCTTGCGGATCGGCGTGATTGGCGCAGGGAATCGCGGCTTCAATACACTCACTAAGAAACTCGTCAAACTCCGTGAGCTGGGTCACAACATTGACCTCGTTTCCGTCGCCGATGTCTACTCGGTGCATCGCCAGCGGTTTGTCGATTACATCAAGGAACAGACCGGCGTCACGCCAACCACGCACGTCGATCATCGCGAGCTGCTGGGCGATAAAGACATCGACGCCGTCGTGATTGGCACCCCCGATCACTGGCACGCCAAAATCACGCTGGATGCCCTGGCCGCGGGCAAACACGTTTATTGCGAAAAGCCGATGACACATACGGTCGAAGAAGCCGCGGAAGTCGTCGCCGCCTGGAAAGCCAGCGACCGCGTGATGCAGGTCGGCGTGCAGTCGACCAGTGCGCCTGTCTGGGACATGGCCCGCGAGAAAATCGACGCCGGCCTGCTGGGCAAAGTCGTCCAGTTCCAGACCGAGTGTGCCCGCAACGGCAAGTTCGGCATGTCGCGGCACAACCTGATCACCAAAGAAATGACACCACAAACGGTCGACTTCCGTCGCTTCCTCGGCGTGGACGAAGGCTTTCATCCCGACGTGCCCTTCGACCGTGAGATCTTCGGACAATGGCGCTGCTACTGGGCCTTCGGATACGGCATGTTCTCCGACCTGTTCGTGCATCGGGTGACCGGCATGCTGAAAGCCACGGGGCTCCGCAAGCCCGGTCGCGTGGTTGGTGGCGGCGGGATCTTCTTTGAATACGACGATCGTGAAGTCACCGACGTGGCATCGATCATCGCTGACTTCCACGAAGGGGTGCAGGGGCTGGTCAGCAGCACCATGGTCAGCGAAGAACGCAAGCTGGATCACATCATTCGCGGCCACAACGGACTACTGCTGTTCGACAAGAGCTGTTCGGGCAACAGCGGCAAGTGTTCGTTCGAATTTGTACCCGAACGACCACAGGTCACGCTCAACAGCGATCTCAAACCCGAGACATTCCACGTGCAAACGGAACTCGACATCGTGTCGACGCACTGCGCGAACTGGCTCGACGCCATCCGCTCGGGTAAACCCACATCCGTCAATAACGATCCGGAACTGGGCGCCGCCGCTGTCATGCTCGTCAACCTGGCCGTACGCAGCTACCGCGAAGGCAAGGTGTTCCATGTCGACCGCGACGGTCAGGTCAGCGACGGTAACAGCAGCTGGGCGGACGGCTGGGAAAAACTCTCCAAGGCCAAAGCCAAACCCCGCCACGTACCCGGCTGGCACGCAGGAGACACCGGCAGCGTGATGTACCCGCCCGAATATCAGAAGCTCGCCGGCCCCTGGATCGATGGCAAGCCTCCGCAAACATAA
- a CDS encoding heparinase II/III family protein — translation MTKLTTQAGTPTRQQSLILDSRQPDFETFLVEAHIDPTQHAAGDLQAIAGLTFGLKTPEEDPFSKTEQIRFELREGAHRGFWDIWIDGINEPRREPSPKPPGWIDHREYQRPWEFTPHSGSYQLRILCSPVKEGTRLRFYFEHMDRPVFEFTKKGKVVPGYIGFYAVTGGTTPRQNTATFSKLNVREIQNLESFIHPAPRDIVLDALDLTHPALSKVAAAIEQQDRARAGQLLLEHLRTRTTPKGPGFQPEYCGTNYREVADAVLEDRYGTRGPFLSFSKTYVDGAGNTQHFVDQNGTIRWDLCNGHLTRHFHWVSLAKTYAETGDKRYVDRFAREVQDWVAREPFLHPRNPDIGKLNWMDGTTFEPGYLNTSNIGRRCEMTWWPAYDEFRKSADFSDAAHFHMLLGFIRQARLIMNPSSFAAHDDGGAHICVALLQTALMLPELAESKRWEQEAVRRWEEVLRVQFHADGSHVSLSTGYNWASLMALENMIALYRRVGRDVPQQFLDTLELAYRHPIALSRPDQGQIDMNDGGWGMIDDHMQRAHKLFPHRDDFLWMATRGAQGQPPAYRSIYFPNAGHFVMRTGWGPQHRYLFMDAGPVGASHGKEDKLNIYVDYGGHQLLASGGRGSYSGGPFAAYTGSTRGYNTLLVDGGLQARTYPRYEIEGHLPEKRRWQTTEHFDYAEGFHTHGWFAPEKRIEGKQTRQIIFIKGDNPPATSYWVVIDTVEPADQGLHGYEALFHSRRNHAGVVDDQSKMVHCWDAGAALRIIPVVTEGLEVALIHGQTEPHIQGWHVVGDAHAPMWTPVFKWKASGTTTRAWILVPAGPDQKWCLDRVELKQADEAALIFRCFRPDGSSEIVYRRQGNEPATFSAEGIQVRGDIGVVSLDSAGEIKQRFAIVPQP, via the coding sequence GTGACGAAACTCACGACTCAGGCAGGGACACCAACGCGACAGCAAAGCCTGATCCTCGACAGCAGACAACCGGATTTCGAAACGTTTCTGGTCGAAGCACACATTGATCCCACACAACACGCCGCCGGTGATCTCCAGGCGATTGCTGGTTTGACGTTTGGCCTCAAAACCCCTGAAGAGGACCCCTTCTCCAAAACGGAACAGATTCGTTTCGAGTTACGCGAAGGGGCCCACCGCGGTTTCTGGGACATCTGGATCGATGGCATCAACGAGCCACGCCGCGAACCGTCTCCTAAACCACCGGGCTGGATTGATCATCGAGAATACCAGCGCCCGTGGGAGTTCACCCCTCACTCGGGGAGTTACCAACTCCGCATTCTCTGTTCGCCCGTCAAAGAGGGAACCAGACTGCGTTTTTACTTCGAGCACATGGATCGTCCCGTTTTTGAGTTCACGAAGAAAGGCAAAGTGGTCCCCGGCTATATCGGCTTCTATGCCGTAACGGGGGGTACGACCCCGCGTCAGAATACCGCGACTTTCAGTAAATTGAACGTCAGGGAGATTCAGAATCTTGAGTCATTCATTCACCCCGCCCCGCGGGACATCGTTCTCGATGCACTCGATCTGACACACCCGGCACTCTCGAAAGTCGCTGCAGCAATCGAGCAACAGGATCGCGCTCGCGCCGGCCAACTGCTGCTGGAACATCTGCGGACCCGGACCACACCGAAGGGCCCCGGGTTCCAGCCGGAATACTGTGGCACAAATTACCGTGAAGTGGCCGATGCCGTTCTGGAAGATCGTTATGGCACCCGCGGTCCCTTCCTCAGTTTCTCAAAGACCTACGTCGACGGAGCGGGGAACACGCAGCACTTTGTCGATCAGAACGGCACCATCCGCTGGGATTTATGCAACGGTCACCTGACGCGACATTTCCACTGGGTCTCGCTGGCAAAAACATACGCGGAAACCGGAGACAAACGCTACGTCGACCGCTTCGCACGCGAAGTCCAGGACTGGGTGGCACGGGAACCCTTTTTACATCCCCGGAATCCGGATATCGGCAAGTTAAACTGGATGGATGGGACTACGTTTGAGCCGGGGTATCTCAACACCAGTAACATCGGTCGACGCTGCGAGATGACCTGGTGGCCCGCCTACGATGAATTTCGCAAATCAGCAGATTTCTCAGACGCAGCCCACTTCCACATGCTGCTGGGATTCATCCGACAGGCGCGGCTCATCATGAACCCCAGCAGCTTCGCTGCCCATGATGACGGTGGAGCTCACATCTGCGTCGCACTCCTGCAAACCGCATTGATGCTCCCGGAACTGGCAGAATCAAAGCGTTGGGAACAGGAGGCCGTTCGACGCTGGGAGGAAGTCCTTCGGGTACAGTTCCATGCTGACGGAAGTCACGTCAGCTTGAGTACCGGCTATAACTGGGCTTCGCTGATGGCGCTCGAAAACATGATCGCCCTCTACCGCAGAGTCGGGCGCGACGTCCCACAGCAGTTTCTGGACACACTCGAACTGGCGTATCGGCATCCCATCGCTCTCTCCCGCCCCGACCAGGGACAGATTGACATGAACGATGGGGGCTGGGGCATGATCGACGACCACATGCAACGCGCCCACAAGCTCTTCCCTCACCGCGACGATTTCCTCTGGATGGCGACCAGAGGCGCACAGGGGCAACCGCCCGCGTATCGCTCGATCTACTTCCCCAATGCCGGACACTTTGTAATGCGGACCGGCTGGGGACCGCAACACCGCTACCTGTTCATGGATGCCGGACCGGTCGGCGCCAGTCACGGTAAAGAAGATAAGCTCAACATCTATGTGGATTACGGCGGTCATCAGTTACTGGCCAGCGGCGGACGGGGTTCGTACTCCGGTGGCCCTTTTGCGGCTTACACAGGATCGACACGCGGTTACAACACGCTGCTGGTCGATGGCGGTCTCCAGGCCAGAACGTATCCCAGATACGAAATCGAGGGACACCTCCCCGAAAAAAGACGCTGGCAGACCACAGAGCACTTTGACTACGCAGAAGGCTTTCATACGCATGGATGGTTCGCCCCGGAGAAACGGATCGAAGGAAAGCAGACGCGGCAGATCATCTTTATCAAAGGCGATAACCCACCCGCGACATCGTACTGGGTTGTGATCGATACCGTCGAACCAGCCGACCAGGGATTGCATGGATACGAGGCTCTGTTCCATTCACGTCGAAACCACGCGGGTGTTGTCGACGATCAATCTAAAATGGTTCACTGCTGGGACGCTGGTGCTGCACTCCGCATCATCCCCGTGGTCACCGAGGGGCTGGAGGTTGCACTGATCCACGGCCAGACCGAACCACACATCCAGGGCTGGCATGTCGTCGGAGATGCGCATGCCCCCATGTGGACTCCCGTCTTCAAATGGAAAGCGTCTGGAACAACGACACGCGCATGGATCCTCGTCCCGGCCGGTCCTGACCAGAAATGGTGTCTTGATCGTGTCGAACTGAAACAGGCTGACGAAGCCGCTCTGATTTTTCGCTGTTTCCGACCGGATGGCAGTAGCGAAATCGTCTATCGCCGCCAGGGAAATGAACCGGCGACATTCTCTGCAGAGGGAATTCAGGTTCGGGGTGATATTGGTGTTGTCTCCCTGGATTCTGCCGGCGAGATCAAACAGCGATTCGCCATAGTGCCTCAGCCGTGA
- a CDS encoding HEAT repeat domain-containing protein has protein sequence MYQKTGWLIGLMLLVGCGEQPKPVEQTQTTASQKPASQVSPSQAKPEPAPAQEPVTQKEKTAAPQKDSSGDDYVKRVVAEHQEKTFQRSLSELKAKDRDQRVMAVAMMVTSKIDPNRVVAGLLNVVDDKDEQVANMSRKYIQSHTFESKGQLVDFYADWCGPCRMMKPVVKELQDEGYPVIQVDVDENPDLSSHFYITSIPTFALIVDGSMRQRRIGVVDKSELLKLLKAIPKPDKQDREKAYVTDPKLKVYGALVTMQSENPWYRYEAKQQLKQASLPTLIEILQDPGQRTVFRESVMQVLESFMKSEDQATQIVKVLTEIMNDPKQSEELRGMAVIFLSRHDPARSGALDEKLVALLKASRSEALQAEVAEEIGNRKIKQGLPVLIDKVKHLDQAPEDVRTAYIFALGQFRAAADAAVPALLTAYSNYPDESDAISEALEEICPDSKAATEALIKVLAEDDAEARSLAVSLLDQAEYIRTASSSLQKLLNDPDPEISLKAAKLLEKIGGADQKIVSALVKQLDEGEVDWEIRSALRTAWRYSYPALTKIICDPQSTPQARENAMSVLRDFHHRPSPEEQALLEQALDQKDLLTKQCAAIMLSSSESQQSQINSLLLEAVKSDNEGVRLHAARALGSRRKSLSKPQQEQAKAALLKLLKESDSRVSEAAGSALANFELTEDELKTVVESLENPDLQYSVMSILNRQKTLPGAVVPLLTAKLVSDEIDEELINQLTAVVSRGGKPALKSLEAVVSNTEVDPERRAKVILALSEVTADEPELVKYLQAFLKEKQPEPLQVAAAIAVSGEVEDKQSLVPLLLTGVQSENWEIKQFAGEALTNIAADSPEALKLVQAQLKELDPKQQSAVLVLLCQDERLRDQFSSQLLSQVQGMDQETDAYQLRAAISYLVRGDREGTAINKLLAEQDQEIVQQTLRTLGNNADGVPKAVLPELEALLKNAPPKTRLLAALCLLKAGSEDEGLLTIVRNALDSDDEELSEQAAYGLQMVGTLNEQWTPVLMKLMQNRDYRQASIEQLGEMGAAAKSAVPALIDLLGTVSYYEDTTYALGELGSSAAEAIPALRKMLTNERTMYAAAQALEKIEEDHQPTIDILAKNLDQPNLRGDAAYSLGVFAADAPERIEPLLLKVISGENQYDREMALRAAGSLKSKAVVAMLIKVLEEDDQDLSDLAALSLGKLAIEAELVVPALLKSMQDADERVQYAAVQALGKFGADAAPAVPALLKALDDKSIRVAAAGALGRIGAPAQEAIPRLIKMLDDPQERRAALEGLKQFGPLAESAVPRLKELEQESRNYDLRLVKATLKAIQSPEETGEEK, from the coding sequence ATGTATCAGAAAACCGGATGGCTCATCGGCCTCATGCTCCTGGTCGGGTGTGGCGAACAGCCGAAACCCGTTGAACAGACACAAACCACCGCCAGTCAGAAACCTGCGAGCCAGGTGTCTCCCAGTCAGGCAAAGCCTGAGCCAGCACCGGCGCAGGAACCTGTCACTCAGAAAGAGAAAACGGCGGCCCCCCAAAAGGACTCTAGCGGTGATGACTATGTCAAAAGAGTTGTTGCCGAGCATCAGGAGAAAACGTTCCAGAGGTCATTAAGCGAACTGAAGGCCAAGGATCGCGATCAGCGCGTGATGGCCGTTGCCATGATGGTCACGTCCAAGATCGACCCCAACCGTGTGGTCGCCGGTCTGTTGAATGTTGTGGATGACAAGGATGAACAGGTGGCAAATATGTCGCGGAAATACATCCAGTCACACACGTTTGAATCCAAAGGTCAGCTGGTCGATTTCTACGCAGACTGGTGTGGTCCCTGTCGGATGATGAAGCCGGTTGTGAAAGAACTTCAAGACGAAGGCTACCCGGTCATTCAGGTAGACGTCGATGAGAATCCGGATTTGAGTTCTCATTTTTATATCACCAGCATTCCGACGTTTGCACTGATTGTCGACGGATCGATGCGACAGCGCAGGATCGGCGTGGTCGATAAATCAGAATTACTGAAACTGCTGAAAGCGATTCCAAAACCAGATAAGCAGGATCGGGAGAAGGCGTATGTGACCGATCCGAAGCTGAAGGTATATGGCGCCCTGGTGACGATGCAGTCGGAGAACCCCTGGTATCGGTATGAGGCGAAGCAGCAGTTAAAGCAGGCATCTTTGCCGACGCTGATTGAGATCCTGCAGGATCCGGGGCAGCGCACCGTCTTTCGCGAATCGGTAATGCAGGTCCTCGAATCGTTCATGAAGTCAGAAGATCAGGCGACGCAGATCGTCAAGGTGCTGACGGAGATCATGAACGATCCGAAACAGTCGGAGGAACTGCGGGGCATGGCTGTGATCTTCCTCTCCCGCCACGATCCCGCACGCAGCGGTGCGCTCGATGAAAAACTGGTGGCCCTGTTAAAGGCATCCCGTTCCGAAGCGTTGCAGGCAGAGGTGGCAGAAGAAATTGGTAACCGGAAAATCAAGCAGGGATTGCCGGTACTGATTGATAAGGTGAAGCACCTGGATCAGGCTCCCGAAGATGTGCGCACTGCGTATATATTCGCGTTGGGACAATTTCGTGCCGCAGCAGATGCCGCGGTACCTGCACTGCTGACCGCCTACTCGAACTATCCTGATGAGAGCGATGCCATTTCCGAAGCGCTCGAGGAGATCTGTCCTGATTCCAAAGCGGCTACGGAGGCGTTGATCAAAGTGCTCGCGGAAGATGACGCAGAGGCCAGATCGCTGGCGGTCTCGCTGCTGGATCAGGCCGAGTATATCCGCACAGCCAGCAGTTCCCTGCAGAAACTGTTGAACGATCCCGATCCGGAAATCAGTCTCAAAGCGGCAAAACTGCTGGAAAAAATCGGCGGGGCGGACCAGAAGATTGTATCCGCACTCGTCAAACAACTGGATGAAGGGGAAGTGGACTGGGAAATCCGTTCCGCGCTGCGGACCGCCTGGCGATACTCGTATCCCGCATTGACCAAAATCATCTGCGATCCTCAGAGTACTCCCCAGGCCAGAGAGAATGCGATGTCGGTGCTCAGAGATTTTCATCATCGACCCAGTCCGGAAGAACAGGCTTTGCTGGAACAGGCTTTAGACCAGAAAGACCTGCTGACAAAACAGTGTGCCGCGATCATGCTGTCGTCCTCCGAATCTCAGCAGTCTCAGATCAATTCCCTGCTGCTGGAAGCAGTGAAGTCAGACAACGAGGGTGTGCGCCTGCACGCAGCCCGGGCCTTGGGCAGCCGTCGGAAGTCCCTTTCAAAACCGCAGCAGGAGCAGGCGAAAGCAGCATTACTGAAGCTGTTGAAGGAGTCCGATTCCCGCGTCAGTGAAGCCGCCGGGTCTGCCCTTGCCAATTTTGAGTTAACTGAGGATGAGTTGAAAACGGTGGTCGAATCCCTCGAGAATCCGGACTTGCAGTACTCTGTGATGAGTATTCTCAACAGGCAGAAAACACTGCCGGGCGCGGTCGTTCCCTTACTGACCGCGAAATTAGTGAGCGATGAAATCGATGAAGAACTGATCAATCAGCTGACTGCTGTTGTGAGTCGTGGAGGCAAGCCGGCTCTCAAAAGTCTGGAAGCGGTGGTCTCGAATACCGAGGTGGATCCGGAACGCCGCGCCAAAGTGATTCTGGCACTCAGCGAGGTCACGGCTGATGAACCAGAGCTCGTGAAATATCTTCAAGCATTTCTCAAGGAGAAACAGCCTGAACCATTACAGGTGGCGGCTGCGATTGCTGTGTCAGGTGAGGTCGAGGACAAGCAGTCCCTGGTGCCTCTATTACTGACTGGTGTGCAAAGTGAAAACTGGGAGATCAAACAGTTCGCCGGTGAGGCATTGACGAATATTGCAGCAGATTCGCCGGAAGCGCTCAAGCTGGTGCAGGCACAACTGAAAGAACTGGATCCAAAGCAGCAATCTGCAGTGCTGGTTCTACTCTGCCAGGACGAGCGACTGCGAGATCAATTCAGTTCGCAACTGCTCTCCCAGGTTCAAGGTATGGATCAGGAAACGGATGCCTACCAGCTGAGGGCGGCGATCAGCTACCTGGTCCGCGGCGACAGGGAGGGCACCGCGATCAACAAGTTGCTTGCCGAGCAGGATCAGGAGATCGTGCAGCAGACTTTACGCACCCTGGGAAATAATGCAGACGGCGTTCCTAAAGCCGTCCTGCCGGAACTGGAAGCGTTATTGAAAAACGCGCCACCGAAGACCCGGTTACTGGCGGCGCTGTGCCTGTTGAAAGCGGGGTCTGAGGATGAGGGTCTGCTGACGATCGTGCGAAACGCGCTGGACTCGGACGATGAAGAACTGAGTGAGCAGGCGGCCTATGGTCTGCAGATGGTCGGTACCTTAAATGAACAATGGACGCCGGTCCTGATGAAGTTAATGCAAAATCGGGATTACCGGCAGGCGTCCATTGAACAGTTGGGAGAGATGGGAGCTGCCGCGAAATCAGCAGTGCCGGCTTTGATTGATCTGCTGGGGACAGTCAGTTATTACGAGGATACCACTTATGCGCTGGGAGAACTGGGGTCGTCTGCTGCGGAAGCGATTCCGGCGCTGCGGAAGATGCTGACGAATGAGCGAACCATGTATGCGGCTGCTCAGGCGCTGGAGAAGATTGAAGAAGACCATCAGCCAACGATCGACATCTTGGCGAAGAACCTCGATCAACCGAATCTGCGCGGGGATGCTGCCTATAGCCTGGGAGTCTTTGCCGCGGATGCTCCCGAGCGGATCGAGCCTCTGTTATTGAAAGTGATCAGCGGCGAAAATCAGTATGACCGTGAAATGGCGCTGCGTGCCGCCGGCTCTTTGAAGTCTAAAGCGGTGGTCGCGATGCTGATTAAAGTACTGGAAGAAGACGACCAGGATCTGTCTGACCTGGCTGCGCTGTCGCTGGGAAAACTGGCGATTGAAGCGGAACTGGTGGTACCAGCCTTGCTGAAATCGATGCAGGACGCGGATGAACGGGTGCAATATGCCGCAGTGCAGGCCCTGGGTAAGTTTGGTGCCGACGCTGCACCTGCGGTGCCCGCTTTACTCAAAGCCTTGGATGACAAATCCATTCGCGTGGCCGCCGCTGGTGCTTTAGGCCGCATCGGCGCACCGGCGCAGGAAGCCATTCCCCGCCTGATCAAAATGCTGGATGATCCGCAAGAGCGGCGTGCAGCACTGGAAGGACTCAAGCAGTTCGGACCACTGGCAGAATCCGCTGTCCCCCGCTTGAAGGAACTGGAGCAGGAGTCCCGGAACTATGATCTGCGACTGGTCAAAGCGACCCTCAAAGCGATTCAGTCGCCGGAGGAAACCGGGGAGGAAAAGTAA